In Vicinamibacteria bacterium, a single genomic region encodes these proteins:
- a CDS encoding ABC transporter permease, producing the protein MTSLSFLRQMLQDVRHQKVRTVLTLFGITWGTVSVSLLVAFGEGLEKRIRKNQHGMGENIVIAWPARTSIPYQGLGKGRRIRVNDEDIEVLKREIPEATFSGEHERSKSAFRHDRVRITPQISANSPIFAAMRNIIPASGGRYVNDVDVDRRRRVLFLGDKLKHDLFGDGEAVGQTVMIDNAPFVVIGVMEKKAQDSSYSGRDQDKAFMPETTFNGFFTESYVDDFIFQPREEGQVKEVTRKVYEVLARRHQFDPLDKEAIGMWDTTEAEKFFRVFFGTFRAFLGIIGSFTLIVGGIGVSNIMYVVVEERTREIGIKLAVGAKPRFIQGQFLTETLTLTAVGGALGFLVTLLVMAAFPKSLDEYIGTPEASPVVILTTATLLGLIGFVAGYFPARRASMLDPVVALKLA; encoded by the coding sequence ATGACGTCGCTGTCTTTCCTCCGGCAAATGCTGCAGGACGTGCGGCACCAGAAGGTGCGCACGGTGCTAACCCTCTTCGGGATCACCTGGGGGACGGTCTCCGTCTCCCTGCTCGTCGCTTTCGGAGAAGGCCTGGAGAAACGCATCCGGAAGAACCAGCACGGCATGGGCGAGAACATCGTGATCGCCTGGCCGGCGCGAACGTCGATCCCCTACCAAGGGCTGGGCAAGGGCCGCCGGATCCGGGTCAACGACGAAGACATCGAAGTCTTGAAGCGGGAGATACCGGAGGCAACTTTCTCCGGGGAGCACGAGCGGAGCAAGAGTGCGTTCCGTCACGATCGGGTCCGGATCACCCCTCAGATCTCCGCCAACAGCCCCATCTTCGCGGCCATGCGCAACATCATCCCCGCCTCCGGTGGGCGCTATGTGAACGACGTGGACGTGGACCGCCGCCGGCGGGTGCTCTTCCTGGGCGACAAGCTCAAGCACGACCTGTTCGGCGACGGGGAGGCGGTGGGGCAGACGGTGATGATCGACAACGCCCCCTTCGTGGTGATCGGGGTCATGGAGAAGAAGGCCCAGGACTCGAGCTACAGCGGCCGCGACCAGGACAAGGCCTTCATGCCCGAGACCACCTTCAACGGCTTCTTCACCGAGAGCTACGTTGACGACTTCATCTTCCAGCCGCGGGAGGAGGGGCAGGTGAAGGAGGTGACCCGCAAGGTCTACGAGGTCCTGGCCCGGCGCCACCAGTTCGATCCCCTGGACAAGGAAGCCATCGGAATGTGGGACACCACGGAGGCGGAGAAGTTCTTCCGCGTGTTCTTCGGCACCTTCCGCGCCTTCCTCGGGATCATCGGCTCCTTCACCCTCATCGTGGGGGGGATCGGGGTCTCCAACATCATGTACGTGGTGGTGGAGGAGCGAACGCGGGAGATCGGGATCAAGCTGGCGGTGGGGGCCAAGCCGCGCTTCATCCAGGGGCAGTTCCTGACCGAGACCCTGACCCTGACCGCGGTGGGGGGGGCCCTGGGCTTCCTGGTCACCCTCCTCGTCATGGCCGCCTTCCCCAAGAGCCTCGACGAGTACATCGGCACCCCCGAGGCTTCGCCCGTCGTCATCCTCACCACCGCCACCCTGCTCGGCCTCATCGGATTCGTGGCCGGGTACTTCCCGGCCCGACGGGCCTCAATGCTGGACCCCGTGGTCGCCTTGAAGCTGGCCTGA
- a CDS encoding ABC transporter ATP-binding protein — protein MIQMKGIRKVYSMGRVEVEALRGIDLDIGGNEYVAVVGPSGSGKSTLMNILGCLDTPSSGEYVLSGEAVAGLDRNRLAEIRNRHVGFVFQNFNLLPYASALENVELPLLFAGVSAKERRERAEEMLRRVELQDRMDHKPTELSGGQMQRVAIARALVNRPAMVLADEPTGNLDSGSGQGIVGLFSELHAGGQTILMITHDQAVARVASRIIQIRDGQIVEDRPAAA, from the coding sequence ATGATCCAGATGAAAGGGATCCGCAAGGTCTACAGCATGGGCCGGGTGGAGGTGGAGGCGCTGCGCGGCATCGACCTTGACATCGGGGGCAACGAGTACGTGGCGGTGGTGGGCCCCTCGGGCTCCGGCAAGTCGACCCTCATGAACATCCTGGGCTGTCTGGACACCCCCAGCTCCGGCGAGTACGTGCTCTCCGGGGAAGCGGTGGCGGGGCTGGACCGCAATCGCCTGGCCGAGATCCGGAACCGGCACGTGGGCTTCGTCTTCCAGAACTTCAACCTCCTTCCCTATGCGAGCGCACTCGAGAACGTGGAGCTGCCGCTACTCTTCGCGGGGGTGTCGGCCAAGGAGCGTCGGGAGAGGGCGGAGGAGATGCTGCGGCGGGTGGAGCTTCAGGACCGCATGGACCACAAGCCCACCGAGCTCAGCGGCGGCCAGATGCAGCGGGTGGCCATCGCCCGCGCCCTCGTCAACCGGCCCGCCATGGTCCTGGCCGACGAGCCGACCGGGAACCTGGACTCCGGCTCAGGCCAGGGGATCGTGGGCCTTTTCAGCGAGCTGCACGCGGGCGGCCAGACCATCCTCATGATCACCCACGACCAGGCGGTGGCCCGGGTGGCCTCACGGATCATCCAGATCCGCGACGGCCAGATCGTGGAGGACCGGCCGGCCGCGGCCTGA
- a CDS encoding substrate-binding domain-containing protein, with translation MRCKSFVMSFFWLAAATLLAQSPHPAPRNLKIAMIAKSSANFVFLSAQRGAEDAARALSQKHGVSIEVSWLTPAREDAAVQAERITQAVRDGAKAVLISCSDAAQLTGPIDAAVDAGVAVMTFDSDAPGSKRFAFYGADDGDLGDKVMTDLAELLGGQGQVAILAGSPNAPNLRARAEGVRKAALRYKKIEVVDSVNHIETPQDAALAVLRVDAARPKLAGWAMVGGWPLFRSSQSANLVAELQERKLKVIAVDALPDQLNYVERGLVSVLWAQPTYDWGKVGVETIVDKVLLGKSVPSKLPMQLVRVSRQNLASWTQMLRRWGFTGLPDETLKSP, from the coding sequence ATGCGCTGTAAGTCCTTTGTGATGAGCTTCTTCTGGCTCGCCGCCGCCACCCTTCTGGCCCAGTCCCCGCACCCCGCACCCCGCAACTTGAAGATTGCCATGATCGCCAAGAGCTCGGCGAACTTCGTGTTCCTGTCCGCTCAACGCGGAGCCGAGGATGCCGCGCGCGCCCTCTCGCAGAAGCACGGCGTGTCCATCGAGGTGAGCTGGCTCACGCCCGCGCGCGAGGATGCCGCGGTGCAGGCGGAGCGGATCACCCAGGCCGTGCGCGACGGCGCCAAAGCGGTGCTCATCTCCTGCTCCGACGCTGCCCAGCTGACCGGCCCCATCGACGCGGCCGTGGACGCGGGGGTGGCGGTCATGACGTTCGACAGCGATGCCCCGGGCTCGAAGCGCTTTGCCTTCTACGGCGCCGATGACGGCGATCTGGGCGACAAGGTCATGACCGACCTGGCGGAGCTGCTGGGTGGCCAGGGCCAGGTGGCCATCCTGGCCGGTAGCCCGAACGCGCCGAACCTCCGGGCCCGCGCGGAGGGCGTGCGCAAGGCCGCGTTGCGCTACAAGAAGATCGAGGTCGTCGACTCCGTGAACCACATCGAGACACCCCAGGACGCCGCCCTGGCCGTTCTTCGCGTGGACGCGGCGCGGCCGAAGCTTGCCGGCTGGGCCATGGTGGGCGGCTGGCCGTTGTTTCGCTCCAGCCAGTCGGCAAACCTGGTGGCCGAGCTGCAAGAGCGCAAGCTCAAGGTGATTGCCGTGGACGCCCTCCCGGATCAGCTCAACTACGTGGAGCGTGGCCTCGTGAGTGTTCTCTGGGCCCAGCCCACCTACGACTGGGGCAAGGTGGGCGTGGAGACCATCGTCGACAAAGTGCTTCTGGGCAAGAGCGTTCCCTCCAAGCTCCCGATGCAGCTCGTGCGTGTCTCCCGCCAAAATCTGGCCTCCTGGACGCAAATGCTGAGACGATGGGGGTTCACGGGTCTGCCCGACGAGACGCTCAAGTCCCCTTAG
- a CDS encoding radical SAM protein, with amino-acid sequence MPSEVLPLQSPFETYQSIYWVFTQLCNDNCAHCYNDSSPRGQTIPLEDGLAIVDNLPGRLGRLILSGGEPLTEEKKLHALLEAVARKYGGQTQVMLQTNGDLLTGEKLDALLARGVTRIDVASIDRFHKHAGARRAELEALFQSRGMSGDDPRPLISKRTYLKHEGSSYGFWGATEDLWLGGNWARGEALRQDVWLQDGTHNFCAILSGARGFLGGTELPQELSIQLFKISPCCPGTLYPLGDARQERVSAVLDRIAASPIWKKLNEGDAYGVGESLGVSGEYGRKRALALKNVCLWCDEFMARFLEPGTLRPRNPPGPEPRPRVVLPVRPA; translated from the coding sequence ATGCCTTCTGAGGTCCTCCCCCTCCAGAGCCCGTTCGAGACCTACCAGTCTATCTATTGGGTCTTCACCCAACTCTGCAACGACAACTGCGCGCACTGCTACAACGACTCCTCGCCGCGGGGGCAAACGATCCCCCTCGAGGACGGTCTGGCCATCGTCGACAACCTGCCCGGCCGCTTGGGCCGGCTGATCCTCTCCGGGGGCGAGCCCTTGACGGAGGAGAAGAAACTCCACGCGCTCCTGGAGGCGGTGGCTAGAAAGTACGGCGGACAGACCCAGGTCATGCTCCAGACCAACGGCGACCTCCTGACGGGAGAGAAACTGGACGCCCTCCTGGCCCGGGGGGTGACCCGCATCGACGTGGCCAGCATCGACCGCTTCCACAAGCACGCGGGGGCACGCAGGGCGGAGCTGGAGGCGCTCTTCCAGAGCCGGGGTATGAGCGGCGACGACCCCCGGCCTTTGATCAGCAAGCGGACTTACCTCAAGCACGAAGGCTCGAGCTATGGTTTCTGGGGAGCCACGGAAGACCTGTGGCTCGGCGGGAACTGGGCCCGCGGCGAAGCCCTTCGCCAGGATGTCTGGCTCCAGGACGGAACTCATAACTTCTGCGCCATCCTCTCTGGGGCCCGGGGCTTTCTGGGGGGCACCGAATTGCCCCAGGAGCTCTCCATCCAGCTCTTCAAGATAAGCCCCTGCTGCCCGGGCACTCTCTATCCCTTGGGGGACGCCCGCCAGGAGCGGGTGTCCGCGGTGCTGGACCGCATCGCGGCCTCCCCGATCTGGAAGAAGCTGAACGAGGGCGACGCTTACGGCGTGGGGGAGTCGCTGGGGGTGAGCGGGGAGTATGGTCGCAAACGGGCCCTCGCCCTAAAGAACGTCTGCCTCTGGTGCGACGAGTTCATGGCCCGCTTCCTGGAGCCGGGGACCCTTCGGCCCCGGAACCCGCCCGGCCCGGAGCCCCGACCCCGAGTCGTTCTGCCCGTCCGCCCAGCCTGA
- a CDS encoding TonB-dependent receptor gives MVPPRALLVSLFVLLGPGRLCAQAGLEVTVYQRGTQAPIPGVEVLVLNPQTNFRSLEVTNDQGKAHFAALSTAGTYDVGVAEGQAFYAVTARGLTLRSNFDRSVTLTLIPRAQAKEAVTVTAETSIAQVNATSAEVSSTLAADELALLPVEGRDITRSLYRLPNVTPATGFYPEAPNVSINGANSLYSNYMIDGLDNNENFLGGQKFALPLGFTQEITVLTSNYGAEFGRTGNGIFNITSRSGGNALTGEVFYLMRPGPALDAHSPFPQHDLSGNPVKDGFQRNQGGFGLGGPLVRDRTFFYLDAEYTRDVKDNLLRSPELGVDQTVTGHNGFLYLSGKLDHRLSQDWTASLRVNEGRVTIESPGGGLDGGVTFPSAGSSQDRDSTLVAARAFHVGRELVFESALQYSRFRWNYGRAPDRPQTVVLGAQGQTIAVLGNPGFVFDDVENTLQIQEKVTRHAGRHTLRLGTDLLGAQFALTGGGNVHGNYLVQLTQAQQDALRARGLGAGLRPEDIPADAQVLDYSVELRPTDFGRRQNLVALYAEDLFAVTSRLNLTLGLRYDYDSLSKGGGKAGDTDNLAPRLGVNYQLSDGSTLRGGYGVFYDKIVYSIVSDALQQNSTAPGFRGQLQGLIALGLLPPDTDLDRITFDGNLSADYENVPYLGGPTPAQAQAQRGLVVSNERRILNPLGYPNPRAQQFALGYQRQMGERHLFYVDLIHARGEGLPRLRDLNAPAPYPIDPANVVVRTEAQANATRPVGVAPGGARSIIVTETAGKSRYYAASVNLVKARGRDPFAYRLSYTLSSLKNDTEDINFRAQDANDFALEYGPSINDRRHVVSAILWAYPVGGVGLSLAGLLQSGQPINRIPDARLYGTTDLNGDGRSFADAYDGNSDRWPGAPRNGDRLPWAYTFDLGVQGTIKVGQRRLELRADVFNLFNHINLSGFSNNATQSNQIQVGPPGAMIVEKNSAPPRQFQFGLRYAF, from the coding sequence ATGGTTCCCCCTCGCGCGCTTCTGGTGTCGCTCTTTGTGCTCCTCGGGCCGGGGCGCCTCTGCGCCCAAGCCGGCCTGGAGGTCACGGTGTACCAGCGGGGGACGCAGGCGCCCATTCCGGGAGTGGAGGTCCTCGTCCTCAATCCGCAGACGAACTTTCGATCCCTCGAGGTGACCAACGACCAAGGCAAGGCGCATTTCGCGGCCCTCTCCACGGCGGGGACCTACGACGTAGGGGTGGCGGAGGGCCAAGCTTTCTACGCCGTGACCGCGCGGGGGCTGACTCTGCGTTCGAACTTCGACCGGAGCGTGACCTTGACCCTGATCCCCCGCGCCCAGGCCAAGGAGGCGGTCACCGTCACTGCGGAGACCAGCATCGCCCAGGTGAATGCGACGAGCGCCGAGGTCTCGTCCACTCTTGCCGCGGACGAGCTCGCCCTCCTGCCCGTAGAAGGGCGTGACATCACCCGCTCCCTCTACCGGCTACCCAACGTCACCCCCGCCACCGGCTTCTACCCGGAAGCGCCGAACGTCAGCATAAACGGGGCCAACTCGCTCTACTCGAACTACATGATCGATGGCCTGGACAACAACGAGAACTTCCTGGGCGGTCAGAAATTCGCCCTGCCCTTGGGATTCACCCAGGAGATCACGGTCCTCACCAGCAACTACGGGGCGGAGTTCGGCCGCACCGGCAACGGCATCTTCAACATCACCAGCCGCTCGGGGGGGAACGCGCTCACGGGCGAGGTCTTCTACCTGATGCGCCCCGGCCCCGCCCTGGACGCCCACAGCCCCTTCCCCCAGCACGACCTCTCCGGGAACCCGGTCAAGGATGGCTTCCAGCGCAATCAGGGAGGCTTCGGTCTGGGCGGCCCCCTGGTGCGGGACCGGACATTCTTCTACCTGGATGCCGAGTACACCCGCGACGTGAAGGACAACCTGCTGCGCTCGCCGGAACTGGGGGTGGACCAGACCGTGACCGGCCACAATGGCTTCCTCTACCTCTCCGGCAAGCTCGACCACCGCCTGAGCCAGGACTGGACGGCGTCGCTGCGCGTGAACGAGGGCCGGGTGACGATCGAGAGCCCCGGGGGGGGCTTGGACGGGGGCGTGACCTTCCCCTCCGCCGGCAGCTCGCAGGACCGCGACTCGACGCTGGTGGCCGCCCGGGCCTTCCACGTCGGCCGCGAGCTCGTCTTTGAGAGCGCTTTGCAATACAGCCGCTTCCGCTGGAACTACGGCCGCGCCCCCGACCGCCCGCAGACCGTGGTCCTGGGTGCGCAGGGCCAGACCATCGCCGTCCTCGGCAACCCCGGGTTCGTGTTCGACGACGTCGAGAACACCCTCCAGATCCAGGAGAAGGTCACCCGGCACGCGGGCCGCCACACGCTCCGGCTGGGCACGGACCTTCTGGGCGCCCAATTCGCCTTGACCGGTGGCGGCAATGTGCACGGCAACTACCTGGTCCAGCTCACGCAGGCCCAGCAGGACGCGCTCCGCGCTCGGGGGTTGGGAGCGGGCTTGCGACCGGAGGACATTCCTGCCGATGCGCAGGTCCTCGACTACAGCGTCGAGCTCCGGCCGACCGACTTCGGGCGCCGGCAGAACCTGGTGGCCCTCTACGCCGAAGACCTCTTCGCGGTCACGAGCCGGCTCAACCTGACCCTCGGCCTCCGCTACGACTACGACAGCCTCTCCAAGGGAGGGGGGAAGGCGGGCGATACGGACAACCTGGCTCCCCGGCTCGGCGTCAACTACCAGCTGAGCGACGGGAGCACGCTGCGCGGCGGCTACGGAGTCTTCTACGACAAGATCGTCTACTCGATCGTGAGCGACGCCCTGCAACAGAACTCCACCGCCCCCGGATTCCGGGGCCAGCTTCAAGGCCTCATCGCGCTCGGCCTGCTCCCCCCGGACACGGACCTCGACCGGATCACCTTCGACGGGAACCTCAGCGCGGACTACGAGAACGTCCCCTATCTGGGCGGCCCCACCCCCGCCCAAGCTCAAGCCCAGCGGGGGCTCGTGGTCAGCAACGAGCGCCGCATCCTGAACCCGCTCGGCTATCCAAATCCCCGCGCGCAGCAGTTCGCCCTCGGCTACCAGCGCCAGATGGGGGAGCGCCATCTCTTCTATGTGGACCTTATTCACGCCCGCGGGGAGGGGCTGCCCCGCCTGCGCGACTTGAACGCCCCCGCCCCCTATCCGATCGATCCCGCTAACGTAGTGGTGCGCACGGAAGCCCAGGCCAACGCCACGCGGCCGGTGGGGGTAGCCCCCGGGGGCGCCCGCAGCATCATCGTGACCGAGACCGCAGGCAAGTCGCGCTACTACGCCGCCAGCGTCAATCTTGTGAAAGCTCGCGGGCGCGACCCATTCGCCTACCGCCTCTCCTACACCCTCTCCTCCCTCAAGAACGACACCGAGGACATCAACTTCCGCGCCCAGGACGCCAATGACTTCGCGCTCGAGTACGGCCCCTCCATCAACGACCGGCGGCATGTCGTGAGCGCGATCCTGTGGGCCTACCCGGTGGGGGGGGTGGGGCTGAGCCTGGCCGGGCTCCTCCAGAGCGGGCAGCCCATCAACCGCATACCCGACGCCCGGCTCTACGGCACCACGGACCTGAACGGAGACGGCCGCTCCTTCGCCGACGCCTACGACGGCAACAGCGACCGCTGGCCGGGCGCGCCCCGCAACGGCGACCGCCTGCCCTGGGCCTACACCTTCGACCTCGGCGTCCAGGGCACGATCAAGGTGGGGCAGAGACGCCTCGAGCTCAGGGCCGACGTGTTCAACCTCTTCAACCACATCAACCTGTCCGGCTTCAGCAACAACGCCACCCAGAGCAACCAGATCCAGGTGGGCCCGCCGGGGGCAATGATCGTGGAGAAGAACTCAGCCCCCCCCCGTCAGTTCCAGTTTGGCCTGCGCTATGCCTTCTGA
- a CDS encoding DUF2064 domain-containing protein, translating into MSPAVHDHRARSRVPTLLVFTLGAESEARRHPLLPESLRDSEIQLRRACLASVLGAGRTVGCRLEVSSPRPLSVDGASWWEQRGASFGERFHNALVGAWSRTPGPVIAVGTDAPGLGPRHLQRALELLAQDENRVVLGPAGDGGVYLVAAARPIEDLQSVSWCGRGTRQSLRRALRRAKRPVALLAPLEDLDRPCDLDRWIATSPRGPLLAWARRLGRLLAARRLCGLNPPRPYVPTLWAAASLGRAPPSPLPPPFS; encoded by the coding sequence ATGTCTCCAGCCGTCCACGACCATCGCGCTCGAAGCAGGGTCCCGACCCTTCTCGTTTTCACCCTGGGAGCGGAGTCCGAGGCTCGGCGTCACCCACTCCTGCCCGAGAGCCTTCGTGATTCCGAGATCCAGCTGCGCCGCGCCTGCCTGGCAAGCGTTCTCGGGGCGGGACGCACGGTTGGGTGCCGGCTGGAGGTGTCCTCCCCCCGCCCCCTGTCGGTGGACGGAGCCTCCTGGTGGGAGCAGCGCGGCGCCAGTTTCGGTGAGCGTTTCCACAACGCACTGGTCGGGGCCTGGTCCCGGACCCCGGGACCCGTCATCGCCGTGGGCACCGACGCCCCCGGCTTGGGCCCGCGTCATCTCCAGCGAGCCCTGGAGCTGCTGGCCCAAGACGAGAACCGGGTGGTCCTCGGGCCCGCTGGGGATGGGGGCGTCTATCTGGTCGCCGCGGCCCGGCCCATCGAGGACCTACAATCCGTCAGCTGGTGCGGCCGGGGAACGCGGCAGAGCCTCCGGCGCGCTCTGCGCCGCGCGAAAAGGCCGGTAGCACTATTAGCCCCCCTCGAGGACCTCGACCGCCCCTGCGATCTCGACCGCTGGATCGCCACTTCTCCCCGGGGCCCCCTGCTCGCTTGGGCGCGGCGGCTCGGACGTCTTCTTGCGGCGCGACGGCTCTGCGGCTTGAACCCGCCCCGCCCCTACGTCCCAACGCTTTGGGCCGCTGCCTCCCTCGGCCGGGCCCCGCCCTCCCCGCTCCCCCCGCCTTTCTCCTGA
- a CDS encoding ABC transporter permease codes for MVSRAEVLMVWKLFRADAAHNRKRITLTVLAIAWGTLSIVLLLSFGEGLKRAFHRGKLGMGEGIGVVWPGATTRAYRGLPSGRTVSFTDEDAELLKARIPELQSLSREYSRRRGLTVGTKTVNARIRGVDPSFGEMRNQVPQAGGRFIDEPDLAEKRRVVFLGDELAQDLFGTQDVVGKTVLINQSSFLVVGVMQKKIMMGMYSGPDKGQATMPASTFKATYSDATVGNLVYKPLRPDLGDQAKAEIYRILGGKHQFDPDDTRSLGIWDTREDQRLTTNIAVGIQMFLGVIGALTLGVGGMGVANIMYAVVKERTREIGVKMALGAKSRQVMAPFVLEALLMTVLGGFMGTLVSLGLMAGIAAIPLKGEAFEFLGRPTFSPAIAVATSTILGTIGMLAGYFPARRAAAVNPAVSLRYE; via the coding sequence ATGGTCTCCCGGGCCGAAGTGCTGATGGTTTGGAAGCTGTTCCGGGCCGACGCCGCCCACAACCGGAAGCGCATCACCTTGACCGTGCTCGCCATCGCCTGGGGCACGCTCTCCATCGTGCTCCTCCTCTCCTTCGGGGAAGGGCTGAAGCGCGCCTTCCATCGCGGAAAGCTCGGGATGGGCGAGGGCATCGGGGTGGTGTGGCCGGGGGCCACCACCCGGGCCTACCGCGGCCTTCCTTCCGGGCGGACGGTCAGCTTCACGGACGAGGACGCGGAACTGCTCAAAGCCCGGATCCCCGAGCTCCAGTCCCTGAGCCGCGAGTACTCCCGGCGGCGGGGCCTGACCGTGGGGACCAAGACCGTGAACGCCCGCATCCGGGGCGTCGACCCCTCCTTCGGGGAGATGAGGAATCAGGTCCCCCAGGCGGGGGGGCGGTTCATCGACGAGCCCGATCTGGCCGAGAAGCGCCGGGTCGTGTTCCTGGGGGACGAGCTGGCCCAGGACCTCTTCGGCACCCAGGACGTGGTGGGCAAGACCGTCCTCATCAATCAGTCCAGCTTCCTGGTCGTGGGCGTCATGCAAAAGAAGATCATGATGGGCATGTACAGCGGGCCCGACAAGGGCCAGGCCACCATGCCCGCCAGCACCTTCAAGGCCACCTACTCGGATGCGACCGTCGGAAACTTGGTCTACAAGCCGCTCCGCCCCGATCTGGGGGACCAGGCCAAGGCGGAGATCTACCGGATCCTGGGCGGGAAGCACCAATTCGACCCCGACGACACCCGCTCCCTCGGGATCTGGGACACCCGCGAGGACCAGCGGCTGACGACCAACATCGCGGTCGGGATCCAGATGTTCCTGGGCGTGATCGGGGCCCTGACCCTCGGCGTGGGGGGGATGGGGGTGGCCAACATCATGTACGCGGTGGTCAAGGAGCGGACGCGCGAGATCGGGGTGAAGATGGCGCTCGGGGCCAAGTCCCGCCAGGTCATGGCCCCCTTCGTCCTGGAGGCCCTGCTCATGACCGTGCTCGGAGGGTTCATGGGCACCCTGGTCAGCCTCGGCCTCATGGCCGGCATCGCCGCCATCCCCTTGAAGGGCGAGGCCTTCGAGTTCCTTGGGCGGCCCACTTTCTCGCCCGCCATCGCTGTCGCCACCTCCACCATCCTGGGCACGATCGGAATGCTGGCCGGCTACTTCCCGGCCCGCCGCGCCGCCGCCGTCAACCCCGCTGTCTCCCTGAGGTACGAGTGA
- a CDS encoding glycosyl hydrolase family 18 protein gives MSWLRRGLQLGVLGLVGAGALVAYLGYSPPGDRAPHPFNHDRNAVWLEHRWLEKVQGADEMEGLFRGLAERGVIYVYPHLIPFNPAGRLPIHSREQMRAFLATARRVAPDMKVLPWVGGLRVGYRRTRPGTLDLADLGQRQRMVAECRGLVDEGFDGIHLNVEPVDDGNVEFLALLLALRTAVGPGHVLSLSATRPAPLSIPLAPHFFWSPEYYARVAGLADQLVIMAYDTALPTSALYQRYVSYAASSVTTALGASRSRARVLMGIPTYRETGFMHRAGVETPENALLGVVAGLRGVGGGGTFEGVALYAEWTTDEKDWAVYERVWRGRPGG, from the coding sequence TGTCGGGGCGGGCGCGCTCGTCGCCTACCTCGGTTACTCCCCCCCGGGAGACCGGGCGCCCCACCCCTTCAACCACGACCGCAACGCGGTGTGGTTGGAGCACCGCTGGCTGGAGAAGGTTCAGGGCGCGGACGAGATGGAGGGCCTCTTCCGGGGACTGGCCGAGCGCGGCGTCATCTATGTCTATCCGCACCTCATCCCCTTCAACCCCGCGGGGCGGTTGCCCATCCACAGCCGGGAGCAGATGCGGGCCTTCCTCGCCACCGCCCGGCGCGTGGCCCCCGACATGAAGGTCCTGCCCTGGGTGGGCGGCCTGCGCGTCGGCTACCGGCGCACCCGGCCGGGCACCCTGGACCTCGCCGACCTTGGCCAGCGCCAGCGCATGGTGGCCGAGTGCCGGGGCCTGGTCGACGAGGGCTTCGACGGCATACACCTGAACGTGGAGCCGGTGGACGACGGCAACGTGGAGTTCCTGGCCCTGCTCCTGGCTCTGCGCACGGCGGTGGGACCCGGCCACGTGCTCTCCCTTTCCGCCACCCGCCCCGCCCCCCTCTCCATCCCCCTGGCCCCGCATTTCTTCTGGAGCCCCGAGTACTACGCGCGGGTGGCAGGCCTGGCCGATCAGCTCGTGATCATGGCCTACGACACCGCGTTGCCCACCTCCGCCCTCTACCAGCGTTACGTCTCCTACGCCGCTTCCTCCGTCACCACCGCTCTGGGGGCCTCCCGCTCCCGGGCCCGTGTGCTCATGGGCATCCCTACGTACCGGGAGACGGGCTTCATGCACCGCGCCGGGGTGGAGACTCCCGAGAACGCCCTTCTGGGCGTGGTAGCCGGGCTGCGCGGCGTGGGCGGGGGCGGCACCTTCGAGGGCGTCGCTCTCTACGCGGAGTGGACGACCGACGAGAAGGACTGGGCGGTCTACGAGCGCGTCTGGCGGGGTCGGCCCGGGGGTTAG